From the Malus domestica chromosome 17, GDT2T_hap1 genome, one window contains:
- the LOC139193746 gene encoding eukaryotic translation initiation factor 3 subunit M-like, giving the protein MRLISLMDLGSDESGRIPYSAIRDTLQNWPFICSRCTERVFGEEQWLTLRTKLATWRGNIANVISTIQANKMADDGSQAVQGLVIR; this is encoded by the exons ATGAGGTTGATTTCCTTGATGGATCTTGGTTCTGATGAATCTGGACGGATTCCTTACAGTGCTATCAGAGATACGCTTCAG AATTGGCCTTTCATCTGCAGCCGCTGTACTGAGAGAGTATTTGGGGAAGAACAATGGCTTACACTAAGAACAAAGTTAGCAACTTGGAGG GGTAATATTGCAAACGTTATCAGCACTATTCAAGCTAACAAGATGGCTGACGATGGGTCACAGGCAGTGCAAGGCTTAGTTATTCGTTAG